GGCTTCCTGCGCAAGAAGCTGGATAAGCTCGTCGTCCCGATGCTCATCTGGGCGCCCATGCTGCTGCTCATGCAGGAGCTGTCGGCGGGCCTTCCCCACGGGGTGAGGGCGTGGGGGGCGCTGCTCGCGCGCGTGCCCACGGCGTGGTTCCCCGTGTACGCCATCTTCTGGTTCGTGCACGTGCTGGTGTGGTGCACCCTGCTGAGCTGGATCTTCCGGCGCTTCGCCGCGCCGCGGCTCGGCCGTTGGGCGTCCCTGGTCTACCTGGGCGCCGCCATCGTGATGCACGCCGCCCTGGTGGAGTGGGTGGGTCCCACGCCGTCGGTGATGGGCGAGTACGTGTCCCTGGTGACGTACTGGAACCGCTTCTTCGGCCTGGGCCTCTTCATCCAGCCGGCCCTGGCGGGCGCCTGCCAGGTGCTCTCACGGCGCTCCGCGCCGCGGCAGGTGCTGGTGTCCCTGGGGCTCGCCGCGGCGCTGGTGGCCGTGTACGCGGGGATACCGGACTACGAGCTGGTGTGCGTCATCAACGGGCCGCTGGGCTTCTGCCTGTTGATCTCGCTCTCGGTCTTCCTGGGCAGCCGGGCGCGCGAGGGAGGCGCGGTGTGGAAGGCCCTGCGTGGGCGCTTCGCCACCGTGGGCTCCATCAGCATGCTCTTCTACCTCTTCCACATCTACTTCGTGTCGGGCACGCGCCTGGTGCTCGAGCACCTGTCCCCGGGCATGCCGCTGGCGGTGCACCTCGTGGTCGGCTGGACGATGGGACTGCTCGGCCCCTGGGTCATCTACCTGCTCCTCAAGGATCATCCGCTCTTCCGCTGGAGCATCGGGTTTCCCTCGCGCAAGACCGGCCCGGAGTCCAGTGGCGAACAGCCGCGCCCCGAGCCCTCCGCAGTGTCCTCGGGCGTCTGACCGGGGGGCCTGGACGGCCGTGCGTCGACGCCTCCGTGGGGACATGCGCGGCCGGGAGATGACGCCGCCCGTTTTCACCGGGCTGTCACCCACGGGTTGTCACCCGCCAATGCTATGTGCCCGGATCTCTCGGGACGTGACGCGTCCCCTGACTGGGAGACTTCCGTGCACCCGCATTCCGCCTCTCGCTCTTCCTCGCGTTTCTCTCGCCGTCTGTTCGCCATGATGCCGCTCGCCCTGGCCGGCGCGCTCGCGCTGACGGGTTGTGACGACCGCACGCCCGCGCTCGCCGACAAGCTCCTCGTGGTGGGCCACCGCGGTGCCAGCGCCCTGCGCCCGGAGCACACGCTCGCCAGCTACCGCAAGGCCGTCGAGGACGGCGCGGACATCATCGAGCCGGATCTCGTGTCGACCCAGGACGGCGTGCTCGTGGCCCGTCA
Above is a window of Cystobacter fuscus DNA encoding:
- a CDS encoding acyltransferase family protein; translated protein: MGESGVQGERTESQSISGDLFCMRGFGIALVVLVHVLGVDDQHGVRKLFIPGRADLRIAYDFIHSFNMAVMLIAAGVAVSAFGKVNRSLIGFLRKKLDKLVVPMLIWAPMLLLMQELSAGLPHGVRAWGALLARVPTAWFPVYAIFWFVHVLVWCTLLSWIFRRFAAPRLGRWASLVYLGAAIVMHAALVEWVGPTPSVMGEYVSLVTYWNRFFGLGLFIQPALAGACQVLSRRSAPRQVLVSLGLAAALVAVYAGIPDYELVCVINGPLGFCLLISLSVFLGSRAREGGAVWKALRGRFATVGSISMLFYLFHIYFVSGTRLVLEHLSPGMPLAVHLVVGWTMGLLGPWVIYLLLKDHPLFRWSIGFPSRKTGPESSGEQPRPEPSAVSSGV